In Prevotella sp. oral taxon 475, one DNA window encodes the following:
- a CDS encoding DUF4595 domain-containing protein, whose product MKKIYTLAFGIVLSGSVAMAQTEKRLIQIKYGADETNITYQPDGKIRSYTQVDDAGTAQEETTTSTFTYTATQIVMKSMSSNTPTLQDTWTSTLKNGLIVKDLVNINGNADNYLFEYTYDTQRQLVGIKRTNSQSSSVTLVDITWHNGDITAVKTTQDGHLLSEERYEYDTANDNNAIRSFFSSISNQISFEALLPVGSLLAGAYGTPCRHLYTTCYEKVYSQPAPVQEEKSEERTFTRNAEGLITHVSQLLKGDPQSNEYDLIWTSVATHISANETTSSVPTEYYDLGGIRLPQPGRGLHIVRDGRGTVKKILQLF is encoded by the coding sequence ATGAAGAAAATTTACACCCTCGCCTTTGGCATCGTCCTCTCGGGATCAGTCGCCATGGCACAAACCGAGAAAAGACTCATTCAAATCAAATACGGAGCCGACGAAACCAACATCACTTATCAGCCCGACGGCAAAATCCGCTCCTACACCCAGGTCGATGATGCAGGAACGGCTCAGGAAGAAACCACTACCTCCACCTTTACCTACACCGCCACACAGATCGTGATGAAAAGCATGTCTTCCAACACCCCTACCCTACAAGACACCTGGACTTCCACCCTAAAAAACGGGCTCATCGTGAAAGACCTCGTCAATATCAACGGAAATGCCGACAACTACCTCTTCGAGTACACCTATGACACACAGCGACAGCTCGTCGGCATCAAGCGCACCAACAGCCAAAGCAGCAGTGTCACCCTCGTAGACATCACCTGGCACAACGGCGACATCACAGCCGTGAAAACCACCCAGGACGGACATCTCCTCAGCGAAGAACGCTACGAATACGACACTGCTAACGACAACAACGCTATCCGTTCCTTCTTCTCATCGATCTCCAACCAGATAAGCTTCGAAGCCCTCTTACCCGTTGGCAGTCTGCTGGCCGGAGCCTACGGCACCCCCTGCCGGCACCTCTATACTACTTGTTATGAAAAGGTGTATAGCCAGCCAGCCCCTGTGCAAGAAGAAAAAAGCGAAGAGCGTACCTTTACACGCAATGCCGAGGGACTGATTACCCATGTCAGTCAGCTACTCAAAGGCGACCCGCAGTCCAACGAGTATGACTTGATATGGACTTCCGTCGCTACTCATATTTCTGCCAACGAAACCACCTCTTCCGTACCGACGGAATATTATGACCTCGGCGGCATCCGCCTTCCGCAGCCCGGTCGCGGACTCCATATCGTTAGAGATGGAAGGGGCACGGTGAAAAAGATCCTCCAACTCTTCTAA